In Vespula pensylvanica isolate Volc-1 chromosome 21, ASM1446617v1, whole genome shotgun sequence, one genomic interval encodes:
- the LOC122636376 gene encoding cytochrome b5 reductase 4 isoform X1 produces the protein MKRVNLPQNENEAGSVDATDLQEKMRMIDVKSSSPTSLLAKNTLLLPSGVVYVKQLSNVSSTSDTGSSTKSSGSATGNPRNKTALAPGHSVMDWIRLGNSGVDLTGVGGIPRTVTLTELANHNKQNDAWIAIRGIVFNVTRYMDFHPGGIDELMKGVGKDATKLFDNVHAWVNYQSLLQKCVVGRLSRPTASNLSKTIEKSSIANDLLKSCATQRKSEEEIGSDLSKIKMDWRQTSNTITLFYQTINDYQGIYYRISRINDTKLVFNLSFEKDIVIHELELAGEIEWPPAWNRNYESMEVDFTFRKKDKTVWKTQGSHTLSREPITNKRVYKEYEVLSNTSLCKLVNLLVLRAEDSLELIPSGRHLEAKMKIAGVEISRYYTPVPACLHPEDTAPNYTSDCICLMIKQYEDGALSPSITALKVKDKVTLSNGLGVFVVESFDRYSVVHMLAAGTGLTAMLGIIQRSLARRNVKSINLANFNKDEDNMFYVEQLERACKTNKLKVTHILSQPSDSWKGRRGTMSDELLKELIGNCSPHSCVFVCGPKGFLVSSRKCLRNLDWKSYQMYEFDD, from the exons ATGAAGAGAGTTAACTTGCCTCAGAACGAAAACGAGGCAGGTTCGGTCGACGCGACGGATttgcaagaaaaaatgagGATGATCGACGTAAAGTCTTCCTCACCTACGAGTCTCTTAGCAAAGAACACTCTGTTGCTACCGAGCGGAGTCGTTTATGTAAAACAATTATCCAATGTAAGTTCGACGAGCGACACTGGATCGTCCACGAAGTCTTCTGGCTCGGCGACTG GTAATCCGAGAAATAAGACAGCCTTAGCACCGGGTCATAGTGTTATGGACTGGATTCGATTAGGTAATTCTGGAGTCGACTTAACCGGAGTTGGTGGTATTCCACGTACTGTCACGTTAACCGAATTGGCTAATCATAACAAGCAGAACGACGCTTGGATCGCGATAAGAG GCATTGTTTTCAACGTGACCCGTTACATGGATTTTCATCCTGGCGGAATCGACGAGCTGATGAAAGGAGTTGGAAAAGATGCCACGAAATTGTTCGATAAC GTTCACGCATGGGTAAATTATCAAAGTCTTCTACAGAAATGCGTCGTAGGTAGACTGAGTCGTCCAACCGCTTCGAACCTGTCCAAGACGATTGAAAAATCTTCCATTGCGAACGACCTCTTGAAAAGTTGTGCAA CGcaaagaaaaagcgaagaaGAAATCGGTTCTGATCTTTCGAAAATCAAGATGGATTGGCGACAAACCTCGAACACGATAACGCTCTTTTATCAAACGATAAACGACTATCAAGGTATCTACTATCGTATATCAAGGATAAACGATACCAAGCTCGTTTTTAATCTATCCTTTGAAAAGGATATCGTTATACACGAACTCGAGTTGGCCGGGGAAATCGAATGGCCACCTGCGTGGAATAGAAACTACGAAAGCATGGAA GTAGACTTTACTTTCAGGAAAAAGGATAAGACCGTATGGAAAACTCAAGGTAGTCATACCTTGTCCAGAGAGCCGATAACGAACAAGAGGGTTTACAAAGAGTACGAGGTACTAAGCAACACGTCCCTTTGCAAATTAGTTAACCTGCTGGTCCTACGAGCTGAAGATTCTTTAGAATTAATACCGAGTGGTAGACACCTGGaagcaaaaatgaaaatcgcAG GCGTCGAGATTTCTAGATACTATACGCCTGTACCGGCCTGTCTTCATCCGGAAGACACTGCACCGAATTATACTTCGGATTGTATCTGTCTCATGATAAAGCAGTACGAAGACGGTGCTCTTAGTCCATCCATAACAGCTTTAAAAGTCAAAGATAAGGTTACCTTGAGCAATGGACTTGGCGTCTTTGTCGTCGAATCCTTCGATCGTTATTCCGTCGTTCATATGCTGGCTGCTGGCACAGGACTAACGGCAATGTTGGGAATAATTCAACGGTCTCTTGCCAGGCGTAACGT GAAAAGTATCAATCTCGCCAACTTCAACAAAGACGAAGATAACATGTTCTACGTGGAGCAATTGGAGAGAGCTTGCAAAACGAATAA ATTGAAAGTCACGCATATACTGTCGCAACCGAGCGATTCCTGGAAAGGTAGACGTGGGACGATGTCCGACGAACttttgaaagaattaataGGCAATTGTTCACCGCACAGTTGCGTCTTCGTTTGCGGTCCTAAAGGATTCCTAGTTTCTTCGAGAAA ATGTCTCCGTAATCTCGATTGGAAGTCCTACCAAATGTACGAGTTCGATGATTAA
- the LOC122636376 gene encoding cytochrome b5 reductase 4 isoform X2: MSQCYSVSLFSNVASSEGFELHIQDGNPRNKTALAPGHSVMDWIRLGNSGVDLTGVGGIPRTVTLTELANHNKQNDAWIAIRGIVFNVTRYMDFHPGGIDELMKGVGKDATKLFDNVHAWVNYQSLLQKCVVGRLSRPTASNLSKTIEKSSIANDLLKSCATQRKSEEEIGSDLSKIKMDWRQTSNTITLFYQTINDYQGIYYRISRINDTKLVFNLSFEKDIVIHELELAGEIEWPPAWNRNYESMEVDFTFRKKDKTVWKTQGSHTLSREPITNKRVYKEYEVLSNTSLCKLVNLLVLRAEDSLELIPSGRHLEAKMKIAGVEISRYYTPVPACLHPEDTAPNYTSDCICLMIKQYEDGALSPSITALKVKDKVTLSNGLGVFVVESFDRYSVVHMLAAGTGLTAMLGIIQRSLARRNVKSINLANFNKDEDNMFYVEQLERACKTNKLKVTHILSQPSDSWKGRRGTMSDELLKELIGNCSPHSCVFVCGPKGFLVSSRKCLRNLDWKSYQMYEFDD, from the exons ATGTCACAATGCTACAGCGTCTCTTTATTTTCCAACGTTGCGTCATCCGAGGGTTTTGAATTGCATATTCAAGATG GTAATCCGAGAAATAAGACAGCCTTAGCACCGGGTCATAGTGTTATGGACTGGATTCGATTAGGTAATTCTGGAGTCGACTTAACCGGAGTTGGTGGTATTCCACGTACTGTCACGTTAACCGAATTGGCTAATCATAACAAGCAGAACGACGCTTGGATCGCGATAAGAG GCATTGTTTTCAACGTGACCCGTTACATGGATTTTCATCCTGGCGGAATCGACGAGCTGATGAAAGGAGTTGGAAAAGATGCCACGAAATTGTTCGATAAC GTTCACGCATGGGTAAATTATCAAAGTCTTCTACAGAAATGCGTCGTAGGTAGACTGAGTCGTCCAACCGCTTCGAACCTGTCCAAGACGATTGAAAAATCTTCCATTGCGAACGACCTCTTGAAAAGTTGTGCAA CGcaaagaaaaagcgaagaaGAAATCGGTTCTGATCTTTCGAAAATCAAGATGGATTGGCGACAAACCTCGAACACGATAACGCTCTTTTATCAAACGATAAACGACTATCAAGGTATCTACTATCGTATATCAAGGATAAACGATACCAAGCTCGTTTTTAATCTATCCTTTGAAAAGGATATCGTTATACACGAACTCGAGTTGGCCGGGGAAATCGAATGGCCACCTGCGTGGAATAGAAACTACGAAAGCATGGAA GTAGACTTTACTTTCAGGAAAAAGGATAAGACCGTATGGAAAACTCAAGGTAGTCATACCTTGTCCAGAGAGCCGATAACGAACAAGAGGGTTTACAAAGAGTACGAGGTACTAAGCAACACGTCCCTTTGCAAATTAGTTAACCTGCTGGTCCTACGAGCTGAAGATTCTTTAGAATTAATACCGAGTGGTAGACACCTGGaagcaaaaatgaaaatcgcAG GCGTCGAGATTTCTAGATACTATACGCCTGTACCGGCCTGTCTTCATCCGGAAGACACTGCACCGAATTATACTTCGGATTGTATCTGTCTCATGATAAAGCAGTACGAAGACGGTGCTCTTAGTCCATCCATAACAGCTTTAAAAGTCAAAGATAAGGTTACCTTGAGCAATGGACTTGGCGTCTTTGTCGTCGAATCCTTCGATCGTTATTCCGTCGTTCATATGCTGGCTGCTGGCACAGGACTAACGGCAATGTTGGGAATAATTCAACGGTCTCTTGCCAGGCGTAACGT GAAAAGTATCAATCTCGCCAACTTCAACAAAGACGAAGATAACATGTTCTACGTGGAGCAATTGGAGAGAGCTTGCAAAACGAATAA ATTGAAAGTCACGCATATACTGTCGCAACCGAGCGATTCCTGGAAAGGTAGACGTGGGACGATGTCCGACGAACttttgaaagaattaataGGCAATTGTTCACCGCACAGTTGCGTCTTCGTTTGCGGTCCTAAAGGATTCCTAGTTTCTTCGAGAAA ATGTCTCCGTAATCTCGATTGGAAGTCCTACCAAATGTACGAGTTCGATGATTAA